In a genomic window of Deltaproteobacteria bacterium:
- a CDS encoding HAD hydrolase-like protein has protein sequence MQARAVLFDLDGTLLDTLGDLAASTNAVLEALGLPQHPDAAYKDFVGEGLEQLVRRALPEEHADDATVAEGLRRLREHYGAHLLDLTRPYPGIPELLDALVARGLPMVVLSNKAEDFTVRLAEALLSRWPFVHVWGSVPERKKKPDPGAALALATELEVAPSTVVYLGDTGIDMRTARGAGMRAVGVLWGFRGPEELLAAGAEALIARPEELLALLR, from the coding sequence CTGCAGGCCCGCGCCGTGCTCTTCGATCTGGATGGGACGCTGCTCGACACGCTCGGGGACCTGGCCGCGTCCACGAACGCCGTGCTCGAGGCCCTGGGCCTGCCGCAGCACCCGGACGCCGCGTACAAGGACTTCGTTGGCGAGGGGCTCGAGCAGCTCGTGCGGCGGGCGCTTCCCGAGGAGCACGCCGACGACGCGACGGTGGCGGAAGGGCTACGTCGCCTGCGAGAGCATTACGGCGCGCACCTGCTCGATCTCACGCGCCCCTATCCGGGGATCCCCGAGCTCCTCGACGCGCTCGTGGCGCGCGGACTGCCGATGGTGGTGCTCTCGAACAAGGCGGAGGACTTCACGGTGCGACTGGCCGAGGCGCTGCTCTCGCGCTGGCCGTTCGTCCACGTCTGGGGATCGGTGCCCGAGCGAAAGAAGAAGCCCGACCCCGGCGCCGCGCTGGCTCTCGCTACGGAGCTGGAGGTGGCCCCGTCGACGGTGGTCTATCTCGGGGACACGGGGATCGACATGCGCACCGCGCGGGGGGCGGGGATGCGGGCCGTCGGGGTGCTCTGGGGCTTTCGCGGGCCGGAGGAGCTGCTCGCGGCGGGGGCGGAGGCGCTCATCGCGCGGCCGGAGGAGCTGCTCGCGCTCCTTCGTTGA
- a CDS encoding heavy-metal-associated domain-containing protein: MKTTFLLGATLLATLGLASAPLRSQACPCQAKEGAAQKGESTKAPATPGVSTAVISVEGMKCGGCASKIASAVRALTGVQGAEVSHTEKRAVVRYKASQVKAEAIAEAIAKLGYKVKVVKAS; the protein is encoded by the coding sequence ATGAAGACGACGTTTCTCCTCGGCGCAACCCTCCTCGCGACCCTCGGCCTCGCTTCCGCCCCGCTGCGGAGCCAGGCCTGCCCGTGCCAGGCCAAGGAAGGCGCGGCGCAAAAGGGCGAGAGCACCAAGGCCCCCGCGACTCCCGGCGTCAGCACCGCCGTGATCTCCGTGGAAGGGATGAAGTGCGGCGGCTGCGCCAGCAAGATCGCGAGCGCCGTGCGCGCCCTCACCGGCGTGCAGGGGGCCGAGGTGAGCCACACCGAGAAGCGCGCGGTGGTGCGCTACAAGGCGAGCCAGGTGAAGGCCGAGGCCATCGCCGAGGCGATCGCCAAGCTCGGCTACAAGGTGAAGGTCGTCAAGGCGAGCTGA
- a CDS encoding class I SAM-dependent methyltransferase — protein sequence MGLEAIYTRAFFAEYGVASPTYAGCCARIAEELVRRFRPASAVDWGCGAGLHLATLQRLGVRAIGVEGTAVPADLCAPGVEVRFADLREPLPEGLVPGSYDLSLCLDVLEHLDAAHAEQALETITRGAGLLVLSCAPPGQGGTHHVNEQPRRYWIARLAELGWRYDRRETGALEGALRAQGAAIPLSWTYHNLCVYRPTGY from the coding sequence GTGGGCCTCGAGGCCATCTACACGCGCGCGTTTTTCGCCGAGTACGGGGTGGCGAGCCCGACCTACGCGGGGTGCTGCGCGCGCATCGCCGAGGAGCTCGTCCGACGCTTCCGCCCCGCGAGCGCGGTGGACTGGGGGTGCGGGGCAGGGCTCCACCTGGCGACCTTGCAGAGGCTGGGGGTGCGCGCCATCGGCGTGGAGGGCACCGCGGTCCCCGCGGACCTGTGCGCGCCGGGGGTGGAGGTCCGGTTCGCCGACCTTCGCGAGCCGCTCCCCGAGGGACTCGTCCCGGGGAGCTACGACCTCTCGCTCTGCCTGGACGTGCTCGAGCACCTCGACGCGGCCCACGCGGAGCAGGCGCTCGAGACCATCACCCGCGGCGCAGGACTGCTCGTCCTCTCGTGCGCGCCGCCGGGTCAGGGGGGCACGCACCACGTGAACGAGCAGCCGCGACGGTACTGGATCGCCCGCCTGGCGGAGCTCGGCTGGCGCTACGATCGCCGTGAGACCGGCGCGCTCGAGGGGGCGCTACGCGCGCAGGGGGCCGCGATCCCGCTGAGCTGGACCTACCACAACCTGTGCGTCTACCGGCCGACGGGCTACTGA
- a CDS encoding peptide chain release factor 3 yields the protein MTATEFARTRAEIARRRTFAIISHPDAGKTTLTEKLLLYGGAIHLAGSVKQRGGGRQTTSDWMELERQRGISVSTSVLQFDYAGRRLNLLDTPGHNDFSEDTYRTLAAADCAVMLIDSVKGVEPQTIKLFQVCRMRSIPIVTFINKLDLNGREPLDLLDEIERVLGIPTHPRTWPVGSGSTFQGVYDRRDGQMLRFERGLGGARPVPAEITDVHDDAFRFALGDSAHARLLEELQLLDGACPPFDQERFLRGELTPVFFGSAMTNFGVEPFLQTFVDLAPSPRTRTTSAGPLEPDAAGFTAFVFKIQANMDPFHRDRIAFARICSGNFRRDMSVTHTRTGKALSLTKSFQFRAQERIQIEEAFSGDVIGLWDPGILRIGDSLCEATALDFEGIPRFSPEHFVRVREADPMRRKQLKKGLDQLSEEGAVQLFFDRRRLSREPVLGAVGVLQFEVTQYRLKAEYGASVAFEKLPFRHARWIEGDVDLDRFDRPGFTSCVLDVEGRPLVLFETDWSLRQAETDHPNVHFVAAVQPGRSSRSAG from the coding sequence ATGACAGCCACGGAATTTGCGCGAACGAGGGCCGAGATCGCCAGGCGGCGCACCTTCGCCATCATCTCTCACCCCGACGCGGGCAAGACGACGCTCACCGAGAAGCTCCTCCTGTACGGTGGCGCGATCCACCTCGCGGGCTCGGTGAAGCAGCGCGGCGGCGGACGCCAGACCACCAGCGACTGGATGGAGCTCGAGCGCCAGCGCGGCATCTCGGTCTCGACGAGCGTGCTCCAGTTCGACTACGCGGGGCGGCGGCTGAACCTCCTCGACACGCCGGGCCACAACGACTTCTCCGAGGACACCTACCGCACGCTCGCCGCGGCCGACTGCGCCGTGATGCTCATCGACAGCGTCAAGGGGGTGGAGCCGCAGACGATCAAGCTCTTCCAGGTCTGCCGGATGCGGAGCATCCCGATCGTCACCTTCATCAACAAGCTGGACCTGAACGGGCGCGAACCGCTCGACCTGCTCGACGAGATCGAGCGCGTGCTCGGCATCCCGACCCACCCGCGGACCTGGCCCGTCGGCTCGGGGTCCACCTTCCAGGGCGTCTACGACCGACGCGACGGGCAGATGCTCCGCTTCGAGCGCGGCCTGGGGGGCGCTCGCCCAGTGCCGGCGGAGATCACCGACGTGCACGACGACGCCTTCCGCTTCGCGCTCGGCGACTCGGCGCACGCCCGCCTCCTCGAGGAGCTCCAGCTGCTCGACGGGGCGTGTCCTCCGTTCGACCAGGAGAGGTTTCTCCGCGGCGAGCTGACGCCGGTCTTCTTCGGCAGCGCCATGACGAACTTCGGCGTCGAGCCCTTCCTGCAGACGTTCGTGGACCTCGCGCCGTCGCCGCGCACCCGCACGACGAGCGCGGGTCCCCTCGAGCCCGACGCGGCGGGCTTCACCGCCTTCGTCTTCAAGATCCAGGCGAACATGGACCCCTTCCACCGGGACCGCATCGCCTTCGCCCGCATCTGCTCGGGGAACTTCCGCCGCGACATGTCCGTGACCCACACGCGCACCGGGAAGGCGCTGTCCCTGACGAAGTCTTTTCAGTTCCGCGCGCAAGAGCGGATCCAGATCGAGGAGGCGTTCTCGGGGGACGTGATCGGCCTCTGGGACCCCGGCATCCTCCGCATCGGGGACAGCCTGTGCGAGGCGACGGCTCTCGACTTCGAGGGGATCCCGCGCTTCTCGCCGGAGCACTTCGTGCGCGTGCGCGAGGCGGACCCGATGCGCCGCAAGCAGCTCAAGAAGGGCCTCGACCAGCTCTCGGAGGAGGGGGCGGTGCAGCTCTTCTTCGACCGGCGACGGCTCTCGCGCGAGCCGGTGCTGGGCGCGGTGGGGGTCCTGCAATTCGAGGTGACCCAGTACCGCCTCAAGGCGGAGTACGGCGCGTCGGTCGCCTTCGAGAAGCTCCCCTTCCGGCACGCCCGGTGGATCGAGGGGGACGTGGACCTCGATCGCTTCGACCGGCCGGGGTTTACCTCGTGCGTGCTGGACGTGGAGGGGCGTCCGCTGGTGCTCTTCGAGACGGACTGGTCGCTGCGCCAGGCCGAGACGGATCACCCGAACGTCCACTTCGTGGCCGCGGTGCAACCCGGGCGCTCGTCACGGTCCGCGGGCTGA
- the arfB gene encoding aminoacyl-tRNA hydrolase, with protein sequence MNDAAGALILELGLSIPEEELELTYVRSSGAGGQNVNKVSTKAVLRFAALASPSLPASVKARLRARYGARLTAEGELVITSQKERSQTQNAEDCREKLRALLLAVLRPPKPRRPTRPSARAKAKRVDTKRQHGERKRERRSDPRRGDD encoded by the coding sequence ATGAACGACGCGGCCGGCGCACTGATCCTCGAGTTGGGCCTGTCGATCCCCGAGGAGGAGCTCGAGCTCACGTACGTTCGCAGCTCGGGGGCTGGCGGCCAGAACGTGAACAAGGTGAGCACGAAGGCCGTGCTCCGCTTCGCGGCCCTCGCCTCCCCCAGCCTGCCGGCGAGCGTCAAGGCCCGGCTTCGCGCCCGCTACGGCGCGCGACTCACGGCGGAGGGCGAGCTCGTCATCACCAGCCAGAAGGAGCGCAGCCAGACGCAGAACGCCGAGGATTGCCGCGAGAAGCTGCGCGCCTTGCTGCTCGCGGTGCTCCGACCCCCGAAGCCGCGCCGGCCGACCCGGCCCAGCGCGCGCGCCAAGGCCAAGCGCGTAGACACCAAGCGCCAGCACGGCGAGCGAAAACGCGAGCGGCGCAGCGACCCGCGCCGAGGAGACGACTGA
- a CDS encoding insulinase family protein — MGGLGLLLAAATPSPSKVFPYPLTSETLENGLKVVFVRMPTPGLVAYYTLVRVGSRNEVEPGHSGFAHLFEHMMFRGTKKYPAEAWETRLKARGVDSTAFTWNDQTVYTFIAPTEALPTIVEMEADRFQNLTYTKQVFQTETKAVLGEYHKNYANPTEKMEEVLLDQAFSRHTYKHSTMGFLADIRKMPARFEYGLRFFQRFYRPDNCVVFVVGDFDRSRVLALVRKHYGSWQGKAEEQRLPEEPPQRKERRRHVAWETDTQARLMVGYHTPSLGTDLKAAAAQNLLGPYLFGENSPLYRELVLDRQLVESMHSQYVDTRDPRLFYFLVTLSTEGHLAAVEKRIAKAVAEVASGKLDARRLADVQSNLRYGLLMGLEAPATVAETLALAATPTGDPGALDALYDQIARLRPEELAAFARRYLVPENRTVVTLTGAARRSRP; from the coding sequence CTGGGCGGGCTCGGGCTTCTGCTCGCGGCCGCCACGCCCTCTCCGAGCAAGGTCTTCCCCTACCCGCTGACCAGCGAGACCCTCGAGAACGGGCTGAAGGTGGTCTTCGTGCGGATGCCGACCCCCGGCCTCGTGGCCTACTACACGCTCGTGCGGGTGGGTTCGCGCAACGAGGTGGAGCCGGGGCACTCGGGCTTCGCCCACCTCTTCGAGCACATGATGTTTCGCGGCACGAAGAAGTACCCCGCCGAGGCCTGGGAGACGCGTCTCAAGGCGCGGGGCGTGGACAGCACCGCCTTCACCTGGAACGACCAGACGGTCTACACCTTCATCGCGCCCACGGAGGCCCTGCCGACGATCGTCGAGATGGAGGCCGACCGCTTCCAGAACCTGACCTACACCAAGCAGGTCTTCCAGACCGAGACCAAGGCCGTGCTCGGCGAGTACCACAAGAACTACGCCAACCCGACGGAGAAGATGGAGGAGGTGCTGCTGGACCAGGCCTTCTCGCGGCACACCTACAAGCACAGCACGATGGGGTTCCTCGCGGACATCCGGAAGATGCCCGCGCGCTTCGAGTATGGCCTGCGCTTCTTCCAGCGCTTCTACCGGCCCGACAACTGCGTCGTCTTCGTGGTGGGTGACTTCGACCGTTCGCGCGTGCTGGCCCTCGTGCGCAAGCACTACGGGAGCTGGCAAGGGAAGGCCGAGGAGCAGCGCCTCCCGGAGGAGCCTCCGCAGCGCAAGGAACGCCGGCGCCACGTCGCCTGGGAGACGGACACGCAGGCGCGCCTCATGGTCGGGTACCACACGCCGTCGCTCGGGACGGACCTGAAGGCGGCGGCGGCGCAGAACCTGCTCGGGCCTTACCTCTTCGGTGAGAACAGCCCGCTCTACCGGGAGCTGGTGCTGGACCGGCAGCTCGTGGAGTCGATGCATTCGCAGTACGTGGACACGCGCGATCCGCGGCTCTTCTACTTCCTGGTCACCCTGAGCACCGAGGGGCACCTCGCGGCGGTCGAGAAGCGCATCGCGAAGGCCGTCGCGGAGGTCGCGAGCGGAAAGCTCGACGCGCGTCGACTCGCCGACGTGCAGTCGAATCTGCGGTACGGCCTGCTCATGGGGCTCGAGGCGCCGGCTACGGTGGCGGAGACGCTGGCGCTGGCCGCCACGCCTACGGGGGATCCGGGGGCGCTCGATGCGCTCTACGACCAGATCGCGCGCCTGCGGCCGGAGGAGCTGGCCGCCTTCGCCAGGCGCTATCTCGTCCCCGAGAATCGGACCGTGGTGACGCTGACCGGTGCGGCGAGAAGGAGCCGCCCATGA
- a CDS encoding insulinase family protein, protein MTRRDRSSAVLLCASVALALLAAGCKAPPRKPTRSRPIDAAPRKARPAEEIRTVLLPSPEVPIVSVRLTFLSGSVDDPKGKEGLTALTAALMVKGGTLALTAASLLERLFPMAAYLDVRVEKEMTTFVARVHRDHWPRFEPILVDVLLRPRWDAKEFARLRTEALNDVRKHLRTGDDELLGKEALQGLLYRGHPYGHYAGGTVRGLTRLTVEELKAHAQRVFTRARLVLGLGGAVDAALADRLGSALVALPAASQARTPLPPPPSHPVRVLLVEKECRSTAISLGHPHGLKRVDPDFFPAFVGNSAFGEHRQFGGRLFEALRGQRGLNYGDYSYLEHFVQDGYGTYPAPSVARRQQYFSIWLRPVEHPHRVFALRAALHELGKLLATGLTDDEVTRTRGFLKGYTRMWEQTVGRRLGFAIDDLYYESAPTLEGLRRSLPRLNARQINEALRRHLRPEQLRIVMVTKGAQALRKELLSGEASPIVYPSPKPAAVLAEDKEIARHPLRLRPEEVEVRAVDELFEE, encoded by the coding sequence ATGACGCGCCGGGACAGGTCCTCCGCCGTGCTCCTCTGCGCCTCGGTTGCACTCGCGCTCCTGGCCGCGGGCTGCAAGGCGCCGCCGCGGAAGCCGACACGGTCGCGACCCATCGATGCCGCCCCGCGGAAGGCGCGCCCCGCCGAGGAGATCCGGACGGTGCTCCTGCCGAGCCCCGAGGTGCCGATCGTCTCGGTGCGGCTGACCTTCCTCTCGGGCTCGGTGGACGACCCCAAGGGCAAGGAAGGGCTGACGGCGCTCACCGCGGCGCTGATGGTCAAGGGCGGCACCCTGGCGCTGACGGCCGCGTCGCTCCTCGAGCGACTCTTCCCGATGGCGGCCTATCTGGACGTGCGGGTGGAGAAGGAGATGACCACCTTCGTGGCCCGGGTGCACCGGGACCACTGGCCGCGGTTCGAGCCGATCCTGGTGGACGTGCTCCTCCGTCCGCGCTGGGACGCGAAGGAGTTCGCGCGGCTGCGCACCGAGGCGCTGAACGACGTTCGCAAGCATCTCCGGACCGGGGACGACGAGCTCCTGGGCAAGGAGGCGCTGCAGGGCCTGCTCTATCGCGGGCACCCCTACGGCCACTACGCCGGGGGGACGGTGCGTGGCCTCACCCGGCTGACCGTCGAGGAGCTCAAGGCGCACGCGCAGCGGGTCTTCACGCGCGCTCGCCTCGTGCTGGGCCTCGGGGGGGCGGTGGACGCGGCGCTGGCCGACCGCCTGGGCTCTGCGCTCGTCGCGCTGCCGGCCGCGTCGCAGGCGCGAACCCCGCTTCCCCCACCGCCGTCGCACCCCGTGCGCGTGCTGCTCGTCGAGAAGGAGTGCCGCTCCACGGCCATCTCGCTCGGGCATCCGCACGGGCTGAAGCGGGTGGATCCGGACTTCTTCCCGGCCTTCGTCGGGAACAGCGCCTTCGGGGAGCACCGCCAGTTCGGAGGGCGTCTCTTCGAGGCGCTCCGCGGGCAGCGCGGCCTGAACTACGGTGACTACTCGTACCTCGAGCACTTCGTGCAGGATGGGTACGGCACCTATCCGGCGCCGAGCGTGGCGCGGCGGCAGCAGTACTTCTCGATCTGGTTGCGCCCCGTCGAGCACCCGCACCGGGTCTTCGCGCTGCGCGCGGCGCTCCACGAGCTCGGCAAGCTCCTCGCGACCGGACTGACCGACGACGAGGTGACCCGCACCAGGGGCTTTCTGAAAGGCTACACGCGCATGTGGGAGCAGACGGTCGGCCGCCGGCTCGGCTTCGCCATCGACGACCTCTACTACGAGTCCGCGCCCACGCTCGAGGGGTTGCGGCGATCCCTGCCGCGCCTGAACGCGCGTCAGATCAACGAGGCGCTGAGGCGCCACCTCCGGCCGGAACAGCTCCGCATCGTGATGGTCACCAAGGGAGCCCAGGCCCTCCGCAAGGAGCTCCTGTCGGGGGAGGCTTCGCCGATCGTCTACCCGAGCCCCAAGCCGGCCGCGGTGCTCGCGGAGGACAAGGAGATCGCGCGGCACCCGTTGCGCCTTCGCCCCGAGGAGGTGGAGGTGCGGGCCGTGGACGAGCTCTTCGAGGAGTAG
- a CDS encoding DUF1624 domain-containing protein → MSDAPTTPAQAPLRLEFIDALRGLAVIFMIHWHTADGWISPELRETPWWSPVRSIGGWAAPLFFFVTGVAVYLMDEVSRRKGLSPAQVLWAGLSRGAELILLGYVLRFQMWATDRKVLWMPVAWPGILCIVAAFVAGFFGLRYLKRVRKPAGVLLPLAAVLFATGAVLEGRLKPDWQRELLRLDVLQGLGLSILLVAGARHLFPVVRRPLGCMLIGFGIALLSQPVSNLLPGFLPEGIAAYVGSWELPKGVRAISLFPIFPWGGYAFVGCGVITLWQDLALRGKGRAAVIFALVGAPLTLITTEGFQFTYKLIKAAPFVPKPLRLLNKTGVLLVQWGAAAVFTPEKASRVTPLRTLGKASLMIYWVHLPLAFGRPAKPFRNALGWGEWAVGLLLLTTAMYFLSLLWLGPVRARLRGKRAPSAAA, encoded by the coding sequence GTGTCCGACGCACCGACTACGCCCGCCCAGGCCCCCCTCCGACTCGAATTCATCGACGCGCTGCGCGGCCTGGCCGTGATCTTCATGATCCACTGGCACACGGCCGACGGCTGGATCTCGCCCGAGCTGCGGGAGACCCCCTGGTGGTCCCCGGTGCGTTCGATCGGTGGCTGGGCCGCGCCGCTCTTCTTCTTCGTCACGGGGGTGGCCGTCTACCTGATGGACGAGGTCTCGCGCCGCAAGGGGCTCTCGCCTGCGCAGGTGCTCTGGGCCGGGCTCTCCCGCGGGGCGGAGCTCATCCTCCTCGGGTACGTGCTGCGCTTCCAGATGTGGGCCACCGATCGCAAGGTGCTGTGGATGCCCGTCGCGTGGCCCGGGATCCTCTGCATCGTGGCGGCCTTCGTGGCCGGCTTCTTCGGACTGAGGTACCTGAAGCGCGTCCGCAAACCCGCCGGGGTGCTGCTCCCGCTGGCAGCCGTGCTCTTCGCCACGGGAGCTGTCCTCGAGGGGCGGCTCAAGCCCGACTGGCAGCGCGAGCTGCTGCGCCTGGACGTGCTGCAGGGGCTCGGCCTGTCGATCCTCCTCGTGGCGGGGGCCCGACACCTCTTCCCCGTGGTGCGCAGGCCCCTCGGCTGCATGCTGATCGGTTTCGGCATCGCACTGCTGAGCCAGCCGGTGAGCAACCTCCTGCCCGGGTTTCTCCCCGAGGGGATCGCGGCCTACGTCGGCTCGTGGGAGCTGCCGAAGGGGGTGCGCGCGATCAGCCTCTTCCCGATCTTTCCCTGGGGCGGCTACGCCTTCGTGGGCTGCGGGGTGATCACGCTCTGGCAGGACCTCGCGCTCCGGGGCAAGGGGCGCGCGGCAGTGATCTTCGCGCTCGTGGGGGCGCCGCTCACCCTGATCACCACCGAGGGCTTCCAGTTCACCTACAAGCTGATCAAGGCGGCTCCGTTCGTGCCGAAGCCGCTCCGGCTGCTCAACAAGACGGGGGTCCTGCTCGTGCAGTGGGGGGCGGCGGCGGTCTTCACCCCCGAGAAGGCCTCGCGCGTGACGCCACTGCGCACCCTCGGCAAGGCCTCGCTGATGATCTACTGGGTGCACCTGCCGCTGGCCTTCGGCCGGCCCGCGAAGCCCTTTCGCAACGCCCTCGGCTGGGGCGAGTGGGCCGTGGGGCTCCTGCTCCTGACCACCGCGATGTACTTCCTCTCGCTCCTCTGGCTGGGCCCCGTACGGGCGCGACTGCGCGGCAAGCGCGCGCCTTCCGCGGCGGCGTAG
- a CDS encoding alpha/beta fold hydrolase gives MTERVEAWSLRGPQGTLRGFVHRPEEPGPAPAVLLLHGFTGHHLEQDRLFVQTARRLTRAGFFVLRFDFYGSGDSDGEFHEWTPLTEVADAGAALEWVAAEPGVDANRLGLIGLSLGGCVASLVAGQDPRVGALVLWNAVGIPGRHFPWIARSGPEAFVVGGARVSPDFLTTLAQVDPAAALRRAKAVGLVVQGTEDPVVAPEEGQRLLAALGARGQRHSIAGAGHTFQHPTWREELFAVTLHFLQAAL, from the coding sequence ATGACTGAGCGGGTCGAAGCCTGGAGCCTGCGTGGCCCGCAGGGGACCTTGCGCGGCTTCGTGCACCGGCCGGAGGAGCCTGGACCGGCCCCCGCGGTGCTGCTGCTCCACGGATTCACGGGGCACCACCTCGAGCAGGACCGCCTCTTCGTGCAGACGGCGCGGCGGCTGACGCGAGCGGGGTTCTTCGTGCTGCGCTTCGACTTCTACGGCTCGGGGGACAGCGATGGGGAGTTCCACGAGTGGACGCCGCTCACCGAGGTCGCAGACGCGGGCGCGGCGCTGGAATGGGTGGCAGCGGAGCCGGGCGTGGACGCGAACCGCCTGGGCCTCATCGGGCTCAGCCTCGGCGGCTGCGTGGCCAGTCTCGTGGCGGGGCAAGACCCGCGCGTGGGGGCCCTGGTCCTCTGGAACGCGGTGGGGATCCCGGGCCGTCACTTCCCGTGGATCGCGCGCAGCGGTCCCGAGGCCTTCGTGGTGGGCGGGGCGCGCGTGAGTCCGGACTTCCTCACGACCCTCGCGCAGGTGGACCCCGCCGCCGCGCTACGGCGCGCGAAAGCGGTCGGGCTCGTGGTGCAGGGGACCGAAGACCCGGTAGTCGCCCCCGAAGAGGGGCAGAGGCTGCTCGCCGCCCTCGGGGCACGTGGACAGCGCCACAGCATCGCGGGCGCCGGGCACACCTTCCAGCATCCGACCTGGCGCGAGGAGCTCTTCGCGGTCACGCTGCACTTCCTGCAGGCCGCGCTGTGA